The genomic stretch TTTCTTTCACGAATCTCTTTATCCACTCTTTATAATCGACCCTTGTTCTCATCTGAAAACCACCGGAAACCTGGACAATCTCCAATGCCCTCTCTGAATAATTGTACTCTTTTGTCAGTTCATTCAGGGCATCTTCCACGTCTTTTAATGAACATCCCTCGAGCTTTTTAAATAATCCTTTTGTTGTAACAGGTTTTGGTGATACGAAGAGAATTGCCTCTATAATCCGCTTGAGTTCCATTCTTTCAAAAACTCCGATACCATTGATACAATACCATTGACCTCTTCCTGATAGGCATACCAGCTAATATCTTTTTCCCTGGCAAACCATGTAAATTGTCTTTTTGCATAGTGTCTTGTATGCTTTTTTATATCTTGTACCATATCTTCACGGGTAATTTCACCTTTAATATACTGGAGTATTTCCCTGTACCCTATGCTTGAAAAGGGCTTCTCTTTTCCGTGATAGCCCATGGCAAGTATACTTTTTACCTCTTCAACCCACCCGGCAATGAACATATCCTCGACCCTTTTATTGATTCTTGAATAGAGCTCGTTCCGTTCCCTCCTGAGGCCAATTTTTAATGCACTGTAATGCGGTTCCCTGAAACCGTGGATTTTCCCCCATTCTGACATCTTCACACCTGTTGAGCGAAAAACCTCCATAGCCCTTACAACCCTTACCCTGTCACGAAAACTAATTCTCAAGGCATATTCAATGTCCACCTTCTTCAATTCTTCATAAAATTGTATCGGGTCGCATATATATTCTTCGGTGAGGGCCTTTCTCAGGCCGGTTTCTTTCGGTGCAAGGAATAAGCCATAAAGCAACACCCTGATATACAGGCCTGTACCTCCCACGACAATGGGCACCTTTCCCCTGTTCACAACATCTTTAATCGAAAAATCCGCCTTCTCTTTAAATATGGCAGCGTTAAACTCCTCATGGGGCTCCACGATATCAATGAGGTGGTGAGGAATTTCATCTGTCTGCCCATTATAGGGTTTGGCAGTCCCTATATTAAAGTGTTTATA from Pseudomonadota bacterium encodes the following:
- the miaA gene encoding tRNA (adenosine(37)-N6)-dimethylallyltransferase MiaA, whose protein sequence is MNRDNLNKIIIILGPTCTGKSELSLHLARTFGGEIINADSMQVYKHFNIGTAKPYNGQTDEIPHHLIDIVEPHEEFNAAIFKEKADFSIKDVVNRGKVPIVVGGTGLYIRVLLYGLFLAPKETGLRKALTEEYICDPIQFYEELKKVDIEYALRISFRDRVRVVRAMEVFRSTGVKMSEWGKIHGFREPHYSALKIGLRRERNELYSRINKRVEDMFIAGWVEEVKSILAMGYHGKEKPFSSIGYREILQYIKGEITREDMVQDIKKHTRHYAKRQFTWFAREKDISWYAYQEEVNGIVSMVSEFLKEWNSSGL